The following coding sequences lie in one Mesorhizobium sp. NZP2298 genomic window:
- the alr gene encoding alanine racemase, which yields MNDAPIKLPPEDVVAISEAAAGAILTIDLDAIRENYRRLKTRLGGVRCAGVAKADAYGLGAAQVALALMKEGCDIFFVALLAEGIALREVVGSEPEIYVLNGLPPGSEPEAVAAGLCAVINSGVQLKAWSAAASDARRRLPAAIQVDSGMSRLGMAPAEVEAVAKDTSALDGIDVRYVMSHLACADEPRHPANEEQRLAFERLRAMLPEVPASLANSSGIFLGQRYHYDLARPGAALYGINPRPGAPNPMLPVVRLQAKVAQTRRVEKGTGIGYGHTYYADGPLSLATISFGYADGWLRRSASAAWFEGIRLPFLGRVSMDSIILDISALPPGRLREGDLVELLGPSQSVDDAAGHAGTIGYEILASLGPRFHRHYVGG from the coding sequence ATGAACGACGCCCCCATAAAATTGCCGCCCGAGGACGTTGTTGCCATAAGCGAAGCGGCGGCCGGAGCAATCCTGACCATTGATCTCGATGCGATCCGCGAAAACTACCGGCGTCTGAAGACAAGGCTGGGCGGCGTGCGCTGCGCCGGCGTGGCCAAGGCCGATGCCTATGGTCTCGGTGCCGCGCAGGTGGCACTGGCCTTGATGAAAGAAGGCTGCGACATCTTCTTCGTCGCGCTGCTGGCCGAAGGCATCGCGCTGCGCGAGGTGGTTGGGAGCGAACCGGAAATCTACGTGCTGAATGGACTGCCGCCGGGTTCCGAGCCGGAAGCGGTGGCGGCCGGCCTGTGCGCGGTGATCAACAGCGGTGTGCAGTTGAAAGCCTGGAGCGCGGCCGCGAGCGACGCCAGGCGCCGGCTTCCGGCCGCCATCCAGGTCGACAGCGGCATGTCGCGGCTTGGCATGGCGCCAGCCGAGGTCGAGGCGGTGGCCAAGGATACCAGCGCGCTCGATGGAATCGACGTCAGATATGTGATGAGCCATCTGGCTTGCGCCGACGAGCCGCGCCATCCGGCCAACGAAGAACAGCGGCTGGCTTTCGAGCGGCTGCGCGCCATGCTGCCCGAGGTGCCTGCTTCGCTCGCCAACTCCTCCGGCATCTTTCTTGGTCAGCGCTATCACTATGATCTCGCCCGGCCGGGCGCGGCGCTCTACGGCATCAATCCGAGGCCAGGCGCGCCCAATCCAATGCTGCCCGTGGTGCGGCTGCAGGCCAAGGTGGCGCAGACGCGCCGGGTCGAAAAAGGCACTGGTATCGGCTACGGTCACACCTACTACGCGGACGGTCCGTTGAGCCTGGCGACGATTTCGTTCGGCTATGCGGATGGCTGGCTGCGACGTTCCGCTTCGGCAGCCTGGTTCGAAGGGATACGCTTGCCTTTCCTTGGGCGCGTGTCGATGGATTCGATCATTCTCGACATTTCCGCCCTGCCGCCCGGCAGATTGCGCGAGGGTGATCTCGTCGAGCTGCTGGGTCCTTCGCAGAGCGTCGACGATGCCGCCGGCCATGCCGGCACCATCGGCTATGAAATCCTGGCCAGTCTTGGTCCCCGCTTTCACCGGCACTATGTCGGCGGTTGA
- the rnk gene encoding nucleoside diphosphate kinase regulator has translation MKHATGLRPSSQILISDTDHDRLTGLARALLDRAPETAEELLSEMDRAVITDAAAMPAGVVRMGSIVTVRAEGGDTQRIMLVYPGEADIAENRISVLTPMGTALIGAAIGQAVCWSSRGGRELSVTIEAVDSPASGQQRR, from the coding sequence ATGAAACATGCTACGGGACTGCGTCCAAGCAGCCAGATACTGATCAGCGACACCGACCATGACAGGTTGACCGGCCTGGCGAGAGCCTTGCTCGACCGTGCCCCCGAGACGGCCGAGGAACTGCTTTCGGAAATGGACCGGGCCGTCATCACGGACGCGGCGGCGATGCCGGCCGGCGTGGTGCGCATGGGTTCAATCGTAACGGTCCGCGCCGAGGGCGGCGATACCCAGCGCATCATGCTGGTCTATCCCGGCGAAGCCGACATTGCCGAAAACAGAATTTCGGTGCTGACGCCGATGGGAACGGCGCTCATCGGAGCGGCGATCGGGCAGGCGGTGTGCTGGAGCAGTCGGGGCGGCCGGGAACTGTCGGTGACCATCGAAGCCGTCGACTCGCCGGCCTCCGGCCAGCAGCGGCGCTGA
- a CDS encoding nucleoside-diphosphate kinase has translation MTSTNCCLTTKDFAVLEVMLERRRAFADPIVHMLEHKLSSADVVPIDSVGPDIVTLNSRVVFSVDAGHTETRTLVQNEVRGPVGSSLSVATRRGLCMLGMAQGQTASIEHADGRRESILIKAVLYQPEAARRAVRQKDRRPHGLTLVYSAAADWRPLGETAGMRQTEDDDPGPSAA, from the coding sequence ATGACGAGCACGAATTGCTGCCTGACGACGAAGGACTTCGCCGTCCTCGAAGTCATGCTGGAGCGCCGGCGGGCATTCGCGGATCCGATCGTGCACATGCTTGAACACAAGCTTTCAAGCGCCGATGTCGTCCCGATCGATTCGGTCGGCCCTGATATCGTTACGCTGAACAGCAGGGTGGTGTTCAGCGTCGATGCCGGTCACACCGAGACGCGCACCCTGGTGCAGAACGAGGTGCGCGGACCGGTCGGCTCGAGCCTGTCGGTGGCAACCAGGCGCGGGCTCTGCATGCTTGGCATGGCGCAAGGCCAAACGGCTTCGATCGAGCACGCCGATGGCCGGCGGGAGTCGATCCTGATCAAGGCCGTGCTTTACCAACCGGAGGCTGCCCGGCGCGCGGTCAGGCAGAAAGACCGGCGACCGCACGGGCTCACTCTCGTCTATAGCGCCGCAGCCGATTGGCGGCCTCTTGGCGAGACGGCCGGAATGCGGCAGACAGAAGACGACGACCCCGGTCCCTCGGCGGCGTGA
- a CDS encoding D-amino acid dehydrogenase encodes MKIMVLGSGVIGVTTAYYLAEAGHEVTVVDRQKGPALETSFANAGEISPGYASPWAGPGIPLKAIKWLLMKHGPLVVRPAFDPYMWTWLVKMLRNCTAERYAVNKSRMVPLAEYSRDTLKALREATGITYDERTQGTLQLFRTQKQLDGTAGDVDVLKKYGVPYEILDPDGCIAAEPALAGVREKFVGGLRLPHDETGDCKMFTDKLTELCVARGVKFEYDTTIYRVIRSRNRIANLSTSKGFKASDAYVMALGSYSAGFMRRMKRSIPVYPVKGYSITVPIKDADLAPVSTVMDETYKVAITRLGDRIRVGGTAEISGFDLRLHESRRRTLEHSVGDLFPGAGAMREATFWCGLRPMTPDGPPLIGRTELSNLYLNTGHGTLGWTMACGSAKVLADIMSNRVPDIDARALAQERYLK; translated from the coding sequence ATGAAGATCATGGTATTGGGCAGTGGCGTCATCGGGGTGACCACGGCCTACTATCTCGCCGAGGCCGGCCATGAGGTGACGGTGGTCGACCGCCAGAAAGGCCCGGCACTGGAAACCAGCTTTGCCAATGCCGGCGAGATTTCGCCCGGCTATGCCTCGCCCTGGGCCGGGCCCGGCATTCCGCTCAAGGCGATCAAATGGCTGTTGATGAAGCATGGTCCGCTGGTGGTGCGGCCGGCTTTCGATCCGTATATGTGGACCTGGCTGGTCAAGATGCTGCGCAACTGCACGGCCGAGCGCTATGCGGTCAACAAATCGCGCATGGTGCCGCTGGCCGAATACAGCCGCGACACGCTGAAGGCGTTGCGCGAGGCGACCGGCATCACTTACGACGAGCGGACCCAGGGCACGCTGCAGTTGTTCCGCACGCAAAAGCAGCTTGACGGCACCGCGGGCGATGTCGATGTGCTGAAGAAATATGGCGTGCCCTACGAGATCCTCGACCCGGACGGCTGCATCGCGGCGGAACCGGCGCTGGCCGGCGTGCGCGAGAAATTCGTCGGAGGGCTGCGGCTGCCGCATGACGAGACCGGCGACTGCAAGATGTTCACCGACAAATTGACGGAACTCTGCGTGGCGCGCGGCGTGAAGTTCGAGTACGACACGACGATATACCGCGTCATCCGCAGCCGCAACCGCATCGCCAACCTCAGCACCAGCAAGGGTTTCAAGGCCTCCGACGCCTATGTGATGGCGCTGGGCAGCTATTCGGCGGGCTTCATGCGCCGGATGAAGCGGTCGATCCCGGTCTATCCGGTGAAGGGCTATTCGATCACCGTGCCGATCAAGGATGCCGACTTGGCGCCTGTGTCGACCGTGATGGACGAAACCTACAAGGTGGCGATCACCCGGCTGGGCGACCGCATCCGCGTCGGCGGCACGGCCGAGATCTCGGGCTTCGACCTCAGGCTGCATGAATCGCGGCGCCGCACGCTCGAACATTCGGTCGGCGATCTCTTTCCAGGCGCCGGCGCCATGCGCGAGGCGACCTTCTGGTGCGGCCTGCGGCCGATGACGCCGGATGGGCCACCGCTGATCGGCCGCACCGAGCTTTCCAATCTCTATCTCAACACCGGCCATGGCACGCTCGGCTGGACCATGGCCTGCGGCTCGGCCAAGGTGCTTGCCGACATCATGTCGAACCGGGTGCCCGACATCGACGCCCGTGCCCTGGCGCAGGAACGCTACCTGAAATAG